One stretch of Arachis duranensis cultivar V14167 chromosome 1, aradu.V14167.gnm2.J7QH, whole genome shotgun sequence DNA includes these proteins:
- the LOC107473776 gene encoding peroxidase P7 has protein sequence MHNNKTKLQAPTIMASFSYLQCLLVIVMVTMMIPTTTNAAALTPNFYKKVCPKALPVIRRVVQKAINRERRMGASLLRLHFHDCFVNGCDGSILLDDTKNFTGEKTAKPNLNSIRGFDVVDEIKAAVDKACKRPVVSCADILAVAARDSVAILGGPQFWYKVLLGRRDARTANITAANNNLPAPFLNFTQLVTSFNNVGLNTKDLVVLSGGHTIGFARCTTFRNRIYNDTNIETNFATSLRRNCPRTSGVGDNNLTPLDPTPSSVDNLYYKALLGKKGILHSDQELYKGNGSESDKLVELYSKNPFAFARDFKNSMIKMGNMKSLTGNNGEIRLDCRRVN, from the exons ATGCACAATAACAAAACCAAGCTTCAAGCACCAACAATAATggcttctttttcttatttgcaATGTTTGCTTGTGATTGTTATGGTGACAATGATGATTCCGACTACAACAAATGCAGCAGCACTCACTCCTAATTTCTATAAGAAAGTTTGTCCAAAAGCATTGCCAGTTATAAGGAGAGTGGTTCAAAAGGCAATCAATCGGGAAAGGCGCATGGGAGCTTCTTTGCTGCGTTTGCATTTCCATGATTGCTTTGTTAAT GGTTGTGATGGATCGATTCTGCTAGATGACACGAAGAACTTCACCGGAGAGAAGACAGCAAAACCAAACCTTAACTCAATCAGAGGTTTCGACGTGGTTGATGAGATTAAGGCTGCTGTTGATAAAGCTTGCAAACGACCTGTCGTTTCATGTGCCGATATCTTAGCTGTTGCTGCTCGTGACTCTGTTGCCATT TTGGGTGGTCCACAATTTTGGTACAAAGTACTATTAGGAAGAAGAGACGCAAGAACCGCAAACATAACCGCCGCAAATAACAACCTACCAGCACCATTCTTAAACTTCACACAATTGGTTACAAGCTTCAACAACGTTGGACTAAACACCAAGGACCTAGTTGTACTTTCAGGTGGCCACACAATTGGGTTTGCAAGGTGCACAACGTTCAGGAACAGAATCTACAACGACACAAACATTGAAACTAATTTTGCAACTTCTCTAAGGAGGAATTGTCCTAGGACTAGTGGTGTTGGGGACAACAATTTGACACCGTTGGATCCAACTCCATCAAGCGTTGATAATTTGTACTACAAGGCGTTGTTGGGCAAAAAGGGAATTTTACATTCGGATCAGGAGTTATATAAGGGGAATGGTAGTGAGAGTGATAAGTTGGTGGAGCTTTATAGCAAGAACCCTTTTGCGTTCGCTAGAGACTTCAAAAATTCAATGATCAAAATGGGTAATATGAAGTCTCTAACTGGAAACAATGGTGAGATTCGGCTCGATTGCAGAAgggttaattaa